In the genome of Triticum urartu cultivar G1812 chromosome 5, Tu2.1, whole genome shotgun sequence, one region contains:
- the LOC125506447 gene encoding histidine--tRNA ligase, cytoplasmic-like, whose protein sequence is MFSNKQVPTVGVDLGIERVFAIIEQHEKENNQVIRASVTEVLVSILGKDLILAAELANELWSAGIKAEFKLTTRELDHIKYVTQTGIPWMVLVSQGELEMWPPLYGQWLCRLSVFGVCRRVCSASTRIFSALL, encoded by the exons ATGTTCAGTAACAAGCAAGTCCCCACTGTTGGCGTCGATCTTGGAATAGAAAGAGTTTTCGCAATCATTGAGCAACATGAGAAAGAAAATAACCAG GTTATCCGGGCTAGCGTGACAGAGGTTTTGGTGTCGATTCTAGGGAAGGACCTTATATTGGCCGCCGAGCTTGCGAATGAGTTATGGAGTGCTGGGATAAAGGCAGAGTTCAAGCTCACCACCAGGGAGCTGGACCACATAAAGTATGTGACTCAGACAGGCATTCCGTGGATGGTGCTGGTCA GTCAAGGCGAACTTGAAATGTGGCCACCTTTGTATGGCCAATGGCTTTGTAGGCTTTCAGTATTTGGCGTCTGTCGCCGGGTTTGTTCCGCCTCAACCAGGATCTTCTCGGCACTGCTCTGA